From the Gossypium hirsutum isolate 1008001.06 chromosome A02, Gossypium_hirsutum_v2.1, whole genome shotgun sequence genome, the window AATAAGCCCTGACAATCATATCCTAGATGACCTTTTTCATCACAATATTGACATTCATAATCTGAAATTCTATTGATTTGCGAAAATTTGATATCTTATCTCTTATTCTCCAATTTATTATTGGTCTCCTCAATATCAAACtgaattttgaattttagatTTTGTACTTCTTATCTTACATTCGATCTGTGATTATTCTCTTGAATCTTTATAAGAAACCTTTCTACCCTCACATtgtaaaaattttgcaaaataaaaaaaaatgatagaaTTGTGCATGCTTTTAAGTCTAATGTTTTGAAAAGAAACCCCTGAAAATATGCAAAAACCTAGGATCTTTAGATAAGatgtaatataaatatataaatatatatatatattgctctATGAATTCTTTGGAAGACTTGGTCCAAAAAAATGCCAATACTTTGACGAATTTCCCTAAAAAACTCCTAAGAGAAGGACCCTCAGAAACATTGAGTAATTGATCTGTAAAGGTTGAAAACTCTGCAACTCCGAAAGACTTGAAAGTAACAAACTTTAAAGGAAAACAAGAATCAAATCACTCAAAACTCTAAAAACAGTCTTTGCATCACACAAAGAAAGAACAAAATTTCAcaagtaaaatatattttatccaCTTTTTTATTCTTAAAACGCTGGCCTAACGTCTCTATTTATaggtaaaattacaagaaattaaaataaataaatactcctaattaaataaaattcttaaaagtaattaaatattcaattttaaaagttttacgTAACCAAAATTCGAAttgaatgaataaaattttaaataaaataaaactcaactATATATAAGAAAcaactcaattaaaaaatatcTAGATCTCATCTAAAATTGTGTCATAactcataaattaattaatatttcataattGAACTCAAATAAATTTACTCTTTCTGAGTTGGTATCTCGTTGTCTCTAGTTTTCGCCTTTGAGATTGCCACCCTTTCTGAATTCGTATGACTCAATCTCTCGAGATTGCTACCTTTGGGTCTTTCGGCCAAAAATTCATTTGCAATTTGGGCTGAAAATTCAACAAGGGAAGCCTTTTTAGTGTGGCTGTTAAGCCCAATAAGTCCAAcaatacatgcaacaccatcGTCAGCCGTAGCTTTGTCTTTCACCTGTATTTTCATTGGCGGCGAAGGCGGAGGAGGATGGAATACGTCAATTTTCGCTATCATAGGTTTCGACCTCACGTTTTGATACATTGAAGTTTAGCCTTCGAATACGTGCACACTTGCAAAATCTTGACATTGGGGCACACCAatcaacttttttctttttaattttcaatttggtacttctaatatgtttaaatttgatatttaatttttatactttaatttttaacataattttgtctttatattttctaattttgttttactttaaatAGTTAGGTTAGTTagcttttcaattaaaatattatatggttatatataatttaacacaaacagataatcaacccaacacatcGACTAGtcataaaatatatttcatttccatAAGAAAGGGTTAAATCCCTGACGTGATTAAGAGATGAAGTGAACAACCACCACACATTATGATTTATATGATATCGATATTTAAATAACTAAAAAGAAGCAAACTCTAAAAAATCACCTCATTTaaggtaatttttaaaaaaattcaattaagacCCTTTATGAAAATTGCACCTTACACATTAAAAacacattaattaaattatttgattaatatttttCTTCATTGACAATTAATGTGTTGAGATGGTCACGGCCATTGAGTCAACTATTCTAATGTTAACATGGTGGTCCATGTTagtaaaaacaatatatattatatattatattatttgtttaaaaaatatatttgttaaaaatttataataaaaaaattgagggTTTGGTTTAAATAGTAAGGTTAAAagtttaaatattgatttttattgattttatataaaaattaaaaaataataaagatatccTCACACTAAAATAacttgtttttataaaaaaaatattattttttaatcattttataattaggTTGGAATTTGATATTAACTCAATCAAACTCTTAAATAATAGGGTTAAAGTATATGAGAGATCCCTATATTATATGGATTGTATCAAATTAGttcatttattattaaatgaatcaatttagtccttaaaccattaaaaataataaattaagtccAAATTGCAATAAAGTCAACATTTGTTATATAAAGAATATTAACTTTGTTAAacagtaaatgttaactctattctaatttgaccttagtacaaaaactaaaataatccatttaataataaaggGACTGATTTAATACAGTCCATATAATATAGGATCTCTTAAGTAATTTACCTAAACAATAGTATAGAAGTATAGATACATGACGTTGATAAAACGGCACCGTTGCTCGAACCACTCGAcacaaaagataaaaaaaagcgAAGACAAAAGTGCAAAACGCTCTCGAACTGAACCGCTATCAACTGTCAGCAACCGCTACAGAAATCCAATGGCCTAAATCATTCTTAATGACACGTGTCACAAACCCAATACACTTGATAAACTGCACTTTCCATAAACGTCATCACTTCAATTCCTCAAGAAGAGAGACCCAGTGATAAACTAGTGCTCCTTTGAATTTCCTCAATCATGGCGGCCAAATTtcacttcattttaatttcaacccTCACATTACTCTTAGCTTCTGCTGCAGGTATTCACATTATTTTCCTTCTTAAACTTTACCATAGAAACAACACTCTTTGAGGTTACTGTAAATTATTGCATATTATATGTTGCAGATGAAGCAACAGTACCAATGTTTGCATTCAGTTGGTTGGATGACAAGGATACATTCAAAGCTGGGGAAACTGCtacaatcaaaatcaaagttcTGGGAAATTTTGATAGTAAAGGAAACGCTTCACTtgatagaactgcttttaagccTTTAATTACAGTGAATGGGAAGACAGGGAATAGTTCTTATATATCTGGTGTTTTTCTAGACATTGATGGTGATCCTAGTACTTGGCAAATTGTTTTTATCCCAATTCTTGCTGGCATATTTAATGTGATCCTCAATGATGACCCTTTCAAAGTCATGGATTCATCTCTCCATTTCACTGTTGAATCAGGTTGGTTTTTTATTTGGCTTTCCATTGGTTTATTCCATTGATGTTGAGAAATGTTAATGATTTTGTGACTTTCTTTTGTTTGATTAAAAGGGCCAATATACCCTTCTGCTAGTGTTGCTTCATGGTTAGGGTTCTTGAATGAATTTGAAGCTGGTTCAAAGGCTCCAGTTTTGATTCTTCCTAAAGATGCATTTGGCAATAATGTAACTTCAATTGATGAAGAACTGAGTTCTTATAACATCTCAGTGACTGCTCTCCATGAAAATGGTTCCATTGCATGTTTGCTGAATATTACATCCACGGCCTGGAATGAATTTGGTTATATCATAGTGGAGTTTATAGCCGTTAAAGCAGGAAAGTTCTTA encodes:
- the LOC121203296 gene encoding uncharacterized protein, with the protein product MAAKFHFILISTLTLLLASAADEATVPMFAFSWLDDKDTFKAGETATIKIKVLGNFDSKGNASLDRTAFKPLITVNGKTGNSSYISGVFLDIDGDPSTWQIVFIPILAGIFNVILNDDPFKVMDSSLHFTVESGWFFIWLSIGLFH